A window of Roseateles sp. XES5 genomic DNA:
CGCCGCCGGTCAGTTGCACGACGAGGTCGAACATCTTGAAGTTCTCGATGCCGCGGAAAAGCACGGCGAGCATCAGGAAGGGCAGGACGAGCGGGATGGTGATCGTCCAGAACTGCCGCCATTTGCTGGCGCGGTCGCACTCGGCCGCCTCGTAGATGCTGGGCGGAATGGAGCGCAGGCCCGCAAGGCAGATCAGCATGACGAAGGGCGTCCACATCCAGGTATCGACGATGATGATGGCCCAGGGGGCGAGCGAGACGTCGCCGATCATCGAGAAGCTGGAAGGGTCGGCGCCGGTCAGGAAACCGACCGCGTAATTGAAGAGGCCGATCTGCGGCTGGTAGAGGAAGGTCCAGAAATTGCCCACCACCGCCGGGCTCAGCATCATCGGCAGGACGATGATCGTGGTCCACAGATCGTTGCCGCGGAATTTCTTGTTGATGAGATAGGCGAGCGTGAAGCCGATGAGGACCTGAAGCACGATGGTCCAGATCAGGAAATGGGCCGTCGCCTGCATGGTCAGCCAGATATCCCGGTCCGACAGGACATTCAGGTAATTCTTGAGGCCGACGAAGGTGACTTCGGCATTGGGCCTGTTGACCCGGAAATTGGTGAAGCTCAGCCGGATCGTCCAGATGAGCGGGAAGATGTTGACCGCCAGAAGCAGCACGATCGACGGGGCGACGAAGAGCCAGGCGAGCGCACGATCGGACAGGCCATGCATGCGTCTTGCGATGGCGTGCGGCGTCGCCTCGGCGACCCGCTCCACGGATGATTTCAGCATTGGTGTTCCCCTTGCGCATTTCCGGGAAAACAGACAGCGATTTTCCGGAAATGCATCGAAACAAAGAGTTAGAGCGGGTCGCGATTCAACGAGACGTGAAAACGCTCTAGACAGCGTGGGCGGCGGCAGAGCCGGGGCATATCCCCGGCTCCGGCCGCGCCGTGGCCCGCTGGGAGGCGCGGGCACGGCCGATGGCGTCAGTACTTGCCTTCGTCGTCGAAGACCTGCGTCCAGTCCTTGACGAGACCGTCGAGCGCATCCTGCGCCGAACCCTGGCCGGCGACGACATAGTCATGGAAGCGTTTCTGCGCCGCCTGCAGCAACGAGGCGTAGCTCGGCTCGGCCCAGAAATCCTGCACGATGGCCATGGAATCGAGGAAGGTCTGCGCATAGGGCTGGCTGGTCGCAAAGCCCGGATCCTCGACGACCTTCAGCAGCGCCGAGTAGCCGCCCATCTGCCACCATTTCTGCTGGATTTCCGGCTGGGCGAACCACTTGATGTAGGCGAGCGCATCCTCCTGCTTCTCCGAGGAGGAGACGACCGAAATGCCCTGGCCGCCGAGCTGCGCATAGGCCGCGCCATCGGGACCTGCCGGGTTGGCGAAGTAACCGGATTTCTCGCCGCCGACATTGGCGTCGGCATTGATGCCCGGCCAGGTGAAGGCGAAGTTCATGTGCAGCGCGACCTGGCCCGACTTGTAGGCGTCGATGTCCTCGGACATGTAGGCGTCCGAATGACCGGGCGGCGTGCAGCAATCGTAGAGTTCCTTGTAGAACTCCAGGCCCTTCACCGCGTCCGCCGAATTGACATAGCCTTCCAGTTCGTAGGGCTTGTCCGGATTTTCGTATTTGAAGCCGAAGCTGTAGAGCACGTCCATGACACCCATGGTGATGCCCTCGGAGCCGCGCTCCGTGTAGATCGCCGCGCCATAGACCGTCTTGCCGTCGATCTCGCGCTTCTGGAAGAACTGCGCGATGTCCTTCAGTTCGCCGAAGGTCTTCGGCACGGCAAGGTCACGGCCGTACTTCTCCTTGAATTCCGCCTGCAGCTCCGGGCGGGCGAACCAGTCCTTGCGGTAGCTCCAGCCGACGACGTCGCCGAAGGCGGGCAGCGCCCAGTAGTTCGGCGAGTTCTTCGGCCATTCGGCATAGCCGACGACGGTCGCCGGAATGAAGTCGCTCATCTTGATCCCTTCCTTGTCGAAGAAATCGTTGAGCTTGACGTACTGGCCGTTCTCGGCCGCGCCGCCGATCCACTGGCTGTCGCCGATCATCAGGTCGCAGAGCTTGCCGCCGGAGTTGAGCTCATTGAGCATGCGGTCGGCGAAATTCGGCCACGGCACGAATTCGAACTTCATCTTGATGCCGCTCTTGGCCTCGAAATCCTTGCTGAGCTCGACGAGCGCATTGGCCGGATCCCAGGCGGCCCAGCACAGCGTCAAGTCCTTGGCGCTGGCCTGCCCCGGATTGGCGACGCCGGCGGCCAGAAGCGCACCGAATGCGGCGAGTGATCTGATATGGCTAGATGTCATGGCGGGGACCTCCTCCCTCGCCTTCCGTCCCATCGGAAGGCTGATAACGCCCTTTGCGGGCACCTGACGCGGAAAAACTTCCCGGCGGGCCTCTTCTCCTCCGCGCCGCCTCATGTGGTCAGCCGTTCCTCCCGGATGCCACGATGAAAGTCATATTGAGGTGCGCACCTCAATGCAAGTGAATTTTGAGGTGCGCACGTCAATTCTTGCTTTTCACCTG
This region includes:
- a CDS encoding ABC transporter substrate-binding protein; translation: MTSSHIRSLAAFGALLAAGVANPGQASAKDLTLCWAAWDPANALVELSKDFEAKSGIKMKFEFVPWPNFADRMLNELNSGGKLCDLMIGDSQWIGGAAENGQYVKLNDFFDKEGIKMSDFIPATVVGYAEWPKNSPNYWALPAFGDVVGWSYRKDWFARPELQAEFKEKYGRDLAVPKTFGELKDIAQFFQKREIDGKTVYGAAIYTERGSEGITMGVMDVLYSFGFKYENPDKPYELEGYVNSADAVKGLEFYKELYDCCTPPGHSDAYMSEDIDAYKSGQVALHMNFAFTWPGINADANVGGEKSGYFANPAGPDGAAYAQLGGQGISVVSSSEKQEDALAYIKWFAQPEIQQKWWQMGGYSALLKVVEDPGFATSQPYAQTFLDSMAIVQDFWAEPSYASLLQAAQKRFHDYVVAGQGSAQDALDGLVKDWTQVFDDEGKY
- a CDS encoding carbohydrate ABC transporter permease yields the protein MLKSSVERVAEATPHAIARRMHGLSDRALAWLFVAPSIVLLLAVNIFPLIWTIRLSFTNFRVNRPNAEVTFVGLKNYLNVLSDRDIWLTMQATAHFLIWTIVLQVLIGFTLAYLINKKFRGNDLWTTIIVLPMMLSPAVVGNFWTFLYQPQIGLFNYAVGFLTGADPSSFSMIGDVSLAPWAIIIVDTWMWTPFVMLICLAGLRSIPPSIYEAAECDRASKWRQFWTITIPLVLPFLMLAVLFRGIENFKMFDLVVQLTGGGPGSITELTSINLKREAFEKWRTGYASAYAVILFVTVFGLASIYVKALNKVKQR